In Actinomycetota bacterium, a genomic segment contains:
- a CDS encoding FHA domain-containing protein: MFCTQCGHKNPEGAHFCANCGAALVTTPDDSTTTISLAAQDLEAEVEEEVVAPVEELRENTAMLVVRRGPNAGSRFLLDKETVTAGRHPESDIFLDDITVSRRHAEIRRGASGFTVHDVGSLNGTYLNRERVEDGELVAGDELQIGKFKLVFFAGSRPGGGG; encoded by the coding sequence CTGCGCCAACTGTGGGGCCGCGCTGGTCACGACCCCGGACGACTCGACCACCACCATCAGCCTGGCCGCCCAGGACCTCGAAGCTGAGGTCGAGGAAGAGGTCGTCGCGCCGGTCGAGGAGCTGCGCGAGAACACCGCCATGCTGGTCGTCCGGCGGGGTCCGAACGCCGGCAGCCGCTTCCTGCTCGACAAGGAGACGGTGACCGCCGGGCGCCACCCCGAGAGCGACATCTTCCTCGACGACATCACCGTCTCCCGCCGCCACGCCGAGATCCGCCGTGGCGCCAGCGGCTTCACCGTCCACGACGTCGGCTCCCTGAACGGCACCTACCTGAACCGGGAGCGGGTGGAGGACGGCGAGCTCGTCGCCGGCGACGAGCTCCAGATCGGCAAGTTCAAGCTGGTGTTCTTCGCCGGCAGTCGTCCTGGGGGTGGCGGGTAG